Genomic DNA from Entelurus aequoreus isolate RoL-2023_Sb linkage group LG25, RoL_Eaeq_v1.1, whole genome shotgun sequence:
TTTTGTACCGTTCAGTAGATAGTAGATATAGATCAGAAAGAACAAAACAAGtgttggtatttatttatttatcaagtGGTTTCTGGGCACTCAACAGTTTTTTCATTCAAAACTCCACAGACAGGTGTGTGCAAAGGTGAAATCAATCACCCAATTGTGAGAGTGATGGAGAGCGTGGGAGGAGTCTGCAGCAATAAAAGGCTGCTCATCCACCCTCAAGAAAGGACACCAGAATATTTTCCTGCAGAACTTCTTTTGCCCAACTCTTCTCTTTGTTAGCTACATTTTCTTCCATGATGAGTTGGATGAGGTGTTGTGTGTTCCCCCTGGTGCTGCTGTGCATGTGGCAGCTGCAAGAAGGAGCACACGCCTGCACATGTATTTATGACCATCCACAGACGCAGTTTTGCCAATCAGATGTTGGTAAGTTCAGCATTAAAATGTTAATGTTTGGTTGTACATATTTAATGTTTGCATCCATGAATTATCCTTGCATGTTAAGAGGGAATGCTGTGGAAAGTGTTGCTAATATGAATCGATGTGTAAATTtgctgtcttttttttattttatcttttttccccctcaatgaTTTCCTGTCAATTTGTGCCGAAGTGTGGCAATGCCGGCTTTTATAAGTCTTCATGTAAATTACAGCTCTTATTTTCTCAGCTAGCAAAGTGATGTTGCTAATGACAGTAATGAAGACTTTAGACTaactataaaaatatatattttttatatattactCATTAGCCAAAAggtattcaagtttttttttagtttttttttaagtgaaatgTAGATGCCTGGCTATACCTACGTCTGCACTTCCTGGTTCAGTTAGTGTAAAATGCTGCTTAAAACATCACCTAAAAGCACTGTTTTTGACATCTCTTTATACAATTAAATTATAAAACGTTCAAAGTATTAAAGTTTACTTCTGAGATGATGCATttgggtgccctgagggcctagaTAAAATACTTGTTAGAGATTGAATCGGTCAGTGCTAGCTCTGTCATGTTTTAGTGGCTTTTTGTATTTAATAATCAACTTACTGTTGAGCTGATGCCTTTTGTTGGTTTTAGGGAGATTGTTTTTAATTCCCATCAAAGAATAactggctgttttttttcttctagcCATCAAGGCAAAGGTGGTTGCAAAGAAGGCTGTTGGTGGTAAATTTGGCAATGAGATCCAGTATGACATCAAACTGATAAAGGTTAGTAATGTTAATAATTTTGTCTATGGATGcatgcatttacattttttttaattttccagaTTTTGAAAGGCCCTAACAGACACTTTGATACCATCTGCACTGCATCCTCTTCTGCAGCATGTGGTGTGACGCTGAACAAAGGTGTAGAATATTTTATCACAGGTAAAACAAATCCTTACATTTGAGATTTCAAAATTCTATTTTCCTACAGGAAGATGACTAGAAAAGATCCGCTTGTCTGACTTGACATTTTTGGAATCTTTGGATTTTCGATCACCTGTCTTTTCCATTGCAGGCAAACTGAAGCCAGACGGGTCTCTGTACGTGTCATCCTGTAACTACCCTTTACCCTGGAAAAGCAGCCACAAGATCCTGGTAGAACGTTATAGGATGGGCTGTGATTGCAAGGTTAGCAAACTTAATTGATAGTCATTTATATTTGAATTAAATCCTAATCTTTGTTTTATCCTCCAGATCAATCGCTGCACCGCTGTCCTGTGTGACATCACTGGTCCTACTGAGTGCTTGTGGACGGACTGGCTGACGGGGAATTGGGTCAATAACGAGCACGACAAACAATGTGCTTGCATCAAGAGAAGGGATGGTTCTTGTTCCTGGTACCAGGAGGCCGCCTCACCCAAAAAGGGTTAATGAACACATTATAGACCTTCAAAACCTCATGCAGAAAATGTAATTTACGAATAAATCAATTTAAAGCAATGCAGTGTTTTTTACTATGAGATTGCATGTTCTTAAAATGACAATCATGAGATCAGCACTCCTGCACAAAGTACTGCTTCAGCAAGAAAACCATGCATTACTACAACTTTTATTACATTTGTCTTAATCAACACCTGTAATTTGTGGATTTTAATCACAGATTGGCTTTTTTTGGCATGATTCTGGATTGATTCCAAACCCCTCCTATTTAGATGTGTTGTAATTTAACTGGAAATGTGtattacatcagtggtccccaaccttgtaactgcggaccagtcaacgcttgagaatttgtcccacggaccgggggggtgtatgtattttttatttttttttgtctttaaaaaatacatgtgtgcttacggactgcatccctgcagactgtattgatctatattgatatataatgtaggaaccataaataacaaacaacccttttgtgcaagtgaatgtgtaaatgggggagggaggtttttttggttggtgcactaattgtaagtgtatcttgtgttttttgttttaataaaaattaaaaaaaaattgtttttatttttaaatgtcttgtgcggcccggtacccatCGATCCATGGACCGGTGGTTGGAGATCACtgtattacattgtatcgtaggcttgtttgaaataaactttccTTCCTTGCAAGTGAAAACATCCTCTAAAATGTTTTAATCATGAATAGAGCCAAAGCCAACATGAGCTGAAATGGTAATTTTAAGTACTATATGTCAAGAGGAAATGTTTGTAAATTGGATATAGTTTTAGCATTGTTTTAAGTTATCTACCTGTGAGCCTTAACACTGACTTGTATTGCATAAAGAAAGAGTACATTTAGTTTTTTGTATCAGTAAACCTATTTTCCTAAGCTGAATCTGTCTTTTCTAGCATTGTGGGACTCAAGTTGCTGTGGAAACCGTCTAATGAGCAAGTATTTCTGCCAAAGCAACAAAAAACTGGACAAACGTGTCCAGAAAAATGATCCAAAATGTTTCCTGTTAGCTAAAAAAACTCGCTTTTCAAACTTACATGTATAGTTTGGTTTAGTACATACAAATCAAAGAGAACGTGCTGCAgtttgcacacatttttttagttaaaaaggtaaaaacgaatggccttgaggaacaggctgtttgaaaccactcccctgaggactcctcaaagatggacgcttttgaccttccctttttttcaaaagcacctgtgtcggactcttgaactcttggggccggcctcggcccattaagacaattccaacatctcacccaagttaattgggcatacatgcacgcacacacccctccccaaatcaacgccttcaccactgcttaattcctccggggttgtgggggctgagtagcgctcaacagcggCTGCTGGCCTCcagggtcctgttggatgactctgttgcgagttgttgtgattacatgtaccatgtttatgtgtgccatgctatgtgaggttttttcctcggactcagtctggaccactcctgagggtccagcctcagactgatatttttttttactcttccccctttcccaatgtcacctttttcccacctttttaaggagcgccctaagtggctgatccattggcggtcccgtcttgtctccctgtaacgtatgtctgctcttagcgggattgtgccgaaaatgtaatttcagttcttatgtgcagggccggcccgtggcataggccgtttaggcaaatgctaagggtgccgtccatcagggggcgccacgccagtgccacaaatgttggagggaaaaaaaaataaaaagttggtaCTTTTATTTCTaattacataaaataatcccacgttaattaaaatgcaaagtaaagcctatttaatagaaatattatttgttacaacattacgccccccctcccccggcacggtgcgccccctcccttcccgtatcatgactctttttggatgtcaccacatcaaaaaaatcaacacaagatgtcaaaacggccaaaactgtcaggtgcccaggggagaaaagaaggggagaaacgagaaaaagacagaggtagcaggtaggtaacgttagcctacatgaaattatttgtctgttacagaatgtgatagtaacctggctttttagcattaagctaatgttacatgattcggcaattgctaatcaataaatagctagttctgttttaacgtcgggttaatattgtggagggggctaaattgttatggaaaataataatgtaacgttaggtaattacagtactccctggtgtacagtaatttttaagtcattctagttaatgcaatattaaaaagcacaaatagagaactctgtaggatcccctttttttgtaatatagatgttaaagtcatactggtttgatatcttgttttgtgcagtgccttatttatattgtatttttaatttattttttgcaacttgttggcacgttttattttgtgtttatgtatgtaaaaaatattgtatttcatatattcattttttattttttgtattcatttatttatccatatttttttttatcttgttaactattctgattgttaatttgctttctttaagtaaaaaaaaaggtcaaagacaaagctattcggtttcttgtgagtacatacacttcactgccgatgtggggggggggcgccacctaaaatcttgcctagggcgccagattggttagggccgggcctggtttTATGTATTCTGTTCCCTTGCATCAAAATATGGGTGTATTAAGAAGTTATTTGACATAACATGAGTTGAGGCTATATACATTAAacaattttggaaaaaaattgatAATTttgctataatttttccaagataTATCAAAGTATTGTGGCTCAGATATTTGACTTAGAAGTGCAGCAATATGCAAAAGTAGCTGCAAATGCTCAAATTGCATTTAACACACGTCCCCTAGAGTGATGCATTTGTGTGGCAATTTCACAGTAGCTAAAGTGTACTGGTCAGCACATGTTTTGAGTCTATGccaaacatttgaaaaaattaaatattaaagGATGTTTTTCCCAGCAAGGAAGAGAAAGCAATAAGCGGTTTCGAACCATACCCATGCCAAGAAGTCTATATATACGACTGACTAACATCCATTAATGACATGTTTGGTTAAGACAACGCAATAAGTCATAATCTTGTGAGGATTCCATTTTGTTTGTTGAAGCAGTAATTTGTCAGTGCTTaactcaggggcgtcactaggcTTGAAGAACGGGGTGGGCTTAGCCCCCGGGAGGTTCCTGTGATTTTGCACTTGCAAGATCTTTTCGCTCACAACTTTTTGTCACTGTATTTGCATTACACAACACTGAATACATCTAAATGGTTGAAAGAGGAAGTGCAAGGAAGCTTCAGTCATCTTTAATAAGCATGAGATGGCCCAAACACATAAAGACAGTGTTGCTGCATGGAAAAGCTAGCAGGCAACTTGCAAACAAGGAAACGTTGCACAGATGACAGCAGTGTATACCAACTGGCACAGCACTATAGAATTGACCTGAAAACAGAGGAGGTTCTGGTGGAAAGAAACTTTCTTGTCTGGAAAACAGGGGCTGGAGGTCCACCCAAAGATATGTTGTCTGTGCACAACCTTTTTGATTCAGAATGTTTGCATGTGCAAGATAGTTCTGCTTACAACTTGTTACTATATTAGAATTACACAGCAAATACTGAAGACATTGAAATGGTTGAAAAGCAATATTGTTTGTTTCCTGTCATTAatgtaatagtaataatttaaggcccacaggccacacctGGCAAGTAGGGATAGGTgatatggactatcacaataacctgccaagtgaatataaaaaaaacatttataaaactcCACCTTTTTTACTATGAGTATGTCAGTGCATCCAGTCTTCAGAACCCCCAAAACACTACTCTAACATAAGACTATGGCTATTAAactacagtggcgggccgtgcgtttcccacccagGCCTTCAGCGatttcctacactgcaaaaagtcagtgttcaaaaacaagaaaaaaaaaatacaaaaattaggggtattctatttgaacaaagcaaaattatctgccaatagaacaagaaaatttggcttgtcaagactttccaaaacaagtaaaattagctaacctcaatgaacccaaaaataccttaatataagtatattctcactaataacaagtgcacttttcttgtagaaaaaaaaaaaagagacattttcgctcaataggttgaaaaatattcttaaatatagtgctagtgccattatcttgacataatgatagacGCtcgacattacatttcttgaaaccagcaaacttatactaaaaactaatttgttgttcttaatggaaggcaaccgcttgttactctcggggtctcctagccgctcaggcaaatcatattgtctaaaaatgcatttttccatcgacaacatgacatcatcgcgccaagtgcgtgctctttcagtcaattagtgcgcatatatacagcccggccccggccaaattttttttaattgtaattttgaagaatttacctgaatgtgcatgaactatttctgttcaaaattgttagagatgtcacatgttaaatgtttaaatattaactgtcagtttactgtactgtgccaactgtactactataggagtacgtattttctattgtttcattgaaaataataaatctgttttaattatgagacacaaatgtgtcaaagtcatgattttttttttcatgcttgaaataagaaattattactttaaaaaagtagttttatacttgtgagtgttgatgacacagctttgcaacagttgatattctagtttcaagcatgttttactcaatatagctcataaaatctcagcaacaagctgtaatatcttactgagataatttaggtccaaaacacttaaaacaagtaaaacactaacataaaatctgcttagtgagaagaatgactttatcagacagaaaataagcaaatatcacccttatttgagatatttaatcttacttagatttcaggttttgcagtgtacttaatccgacttcaataattacctctcaaaataccataatttatgtcgccacatgaccacggcttgaaaaatactatgcagaaacacacttgcacactactgggcattgaatttgtacaaaaagggcaattttttggcacatttaaaaatcaataaacctgtcAAAACAaacataattgtaaaaaaaacttgaatgtgaaaaatatatttgacaTCACAATACCGCTCGTAGTTGATGGATTAGAGTGGAAGTGGCAGGCAAACTATTATATCtgacacctaatcaacgttttgctctgctactttgttggttaaaaaagtgagtaccgctgatttctccgctggccgggtgtggctccggtgccactttctgctttcgtacatcacaacttgtgattagatacctgggagtgacaagtgagtatccaatcacagtcacattTAACgtaaggctactgtcaacaacttgtgatctgatcggctatcgcaactgtctgttaacTGAGTGTCCTCCATTGGTTAAACTGCACAGCCTATGGTAGaaatctgattggataaaagctctaacttaaAAGAGCAatactggagcctaatatgacataaagagaacatgatgaatacttttatatatttatggaaaGTCAATTCAAGATCAAATTAACTTTTAttaatgatcatgatttatgttaggccagcagagaaggccttgctggccctgacggcacaccactattAAATTACATCAATTATATTTAAGTAGCACACCTATACTGCAAAGTTGTAGTAGTGGGATTTGCTTATCATACGGTATGGAAGTTATTTTTCTGTCAGCAATATAATAGACATTAGTTTTATATTACAAATCAATCAGATAGAGTTATGGTGCTCTTCTTTCACATAATGGCAAATGACGCTCATCATAAGCTCACCAAAATAGACcgatacaaaataaatagttgaatgAGCAGAAACAGGCAAAAATAATGTTATAGGAACTCACGTCAATGttctataacacacttttcagAGCAGACATTGAGGCCAATGTCCCCACAACTGTGAGAGACGTCTTTCATAATCTTCTCCGTAgttaaaaataagttaaagtacccatgattgtcacacacacacacacacactaggtgtggcgaaattattctctgcatttgacccatcacccttgatcaactcctgggaggtgaggggagcattgagcagcagcggtggccgcgcccaggaatcatttttggtgatttaacccccaattccaacccttgatgcagagtgcccagcagggaggtaatgggtcccattcttatagtctcagaaaatgttgactttgacatttacactgcaggccaaagtggcccgaatctgattttttccagctgactgtttacactgcaagtaaaatgtgatttttacctgactccagtgtaaacgtgcACAGCCCTAATGTGGCCTCGATGTCACTTTACATGCGCACTTCAATAGTGAAAACAAAGTTGACAGGAAGTAGCTACTACTACAAAGTAAAATGAAAGCAGCAACACcttaaaatgttttgttgtatgtgaaaataaattaaatataatgtatgaatggctgTATATACACTGTAATATATCTGGGAgagttgtaatctttttatggttGTTCGAGAGACAGAGTGGATCTATGTgaactttatttttcaactcacatgtaggcaaatgcgccacagcgtcatttccggtccttcaacaatctcTATTTCTTCGGAATTCAAATATTACTTATAgcctatttgcgcactattgacaagtgatggaTCGAAAACTTGGTCGTCTTATATATCGAAACCACATGTGATGTAATATCAATTTTCGCTGGCGACTGCTTCTTTCCAGCGCACGAATGAcctagctcgcccaaagctgatggaaaaaaagtcacattcaggtcacATTGCGTTTCgattgaagtcacatttgaaaagatcaggggccgtacttatcaagcttcttagagtgccattttacacttaagtcctaaaaatttgcaaaaaatctcaaacttaagaataaaagctttttatcaacgttcttaagtctaagaatcactcctactctccacgatatttaagagaccttcagaggtgtcttaagtggttaggagttgccagcaggggatggcactgaggcgagagacgtgcgcgaacgttcatctttgtttgatgacgagcagctgatcaaacggtatcgtttagacagagcaggtatttttgtcacagatttaattttcaattccttgttgatttctgcatgtggctgcagtggactagtatatatagagccacccacaccagtttcaaattagttgcctaattaatgaattggaaagaaaatgttatgagagtagcgtatgtgtgtggcacacacatacgctag
This window encodes:
- the LOC133642261 gene encoding metalloproteinase inhibitor 2-like, whose amino-acid sequence is MMSWMRCCVFPLVLLCMWQLQEGAHACTCIYDHPQTQFCQSDVAIKAKVVAKKAVGGKFGNEIQYDIKLIKILKGPNRHFDTICTASSSAACGVTLNKGVEYFITGKLKPDGSLYVSSCNYPLPWKSSHKILVERYRMGCDCKINRCTAVLCDITGPTECLWTDWLTGNWVNNEHDKQCACIKRRDGSCSWYQEAASPKKG